In the genome of Mytilus edulis chromosome 14, xbMytEdul2.2, whole genome shotgun sequence, the window CATTTTCTTGAAAGAGTCCTTTTTGAGCTCCTTTTACATTTGACAAAGTTTCTTCATCAGAGGATTCCCATTCCTGTATTACTAATTGTTTGTTAGCTCCAATGATTGTTTTGAGGTGAAGAACCTGTTCCGTAGGACTTagtttattgaaatatttcaaaacatcatTAGAATTCACATGCTGAACCTCGGCTAAAGCTCTCCATAATTTAACCTGCTTTAACAGTTGTGTCTTGTTCATGTTTTTAACAGCTTTTTTTTACGGCACAGGTGAAGCTTAGCTTCTTTCAGACTTTCATCAAGTCTACGTTTTCGTTCCTGTCTTATCTTCCTTCGTTTAGCTATTTTTTGTGCTCTTTCCTCTCTATTTTTAAGAAATCGCTTTTTGATTTGTTCTATTCGTGTTCCTTCGTTTTTACGTTTTTGTGAGGCTTTCGTCATTGCTATTTCACAAACATTCTGAATAGAGAGCTTTGAAGTCTTTAACCACTGTACAGGTTTATCTTGCTTTGCAGATATAAGACTGTTAACATTCACTGGGTTTGAAGATGGAGCTAGTTTCATTTGcctgaaaaaataaacatttttaaacagTGTGTTCTTGACAATCAAATTTCACATATTATCATATAAAACCAGTTAAGATATGAATGGTTGAATTTTGTTTACTACTTGACACGTAATAAAACGACTTAGCCGATGTTTTAAAATACCAGTTCACCAGTCCATACTCCTGGTTCAAGTGGTGTCCAGGTTGCTCATTTATTATTTTGGTTTAGTTTTATGTGTGTTATAATTTTAGGACTAACATATATATAATCACTAGATTTAGATATTGTATATGTTCATTTACATTgtttgtgtttcttgttttttttctcttttttttctcacttttcaaatatttatatcatgcatatgtttaactcaaaattcaaaaaccatatacatgtatatacctgTCCAACATTCCAAACATACTCTCGATTCGGTCATTTGTTGCTTCACCAACAGTTCGTGCTGCCATAATCATATCTTGGGTTGGCTGTGCATACTCTCCACCAGGTAGGTGTTCAACTGCATGATCATGAAGTTTATCTTTCCCAGCTTTTGCCATCACTGTAATagacattttaaataattttgtggtagtttattaaaaattcaaaaagtacatttaatattCATTATGTGGCTGTGTCATGTGCATATGTACACAGTTAAATCTAAAAATTAAGATACATTGTATGGTGTAATTGTCAATTATAGGTCACtgacgggcttcaacaatgagcaaagtccataccttATTATCCTgaatagttagctataaaagctatatgagaaaactaatggcctaattaatacatgtacatacatacatatataatgtggtaCACTCATTAATAATATTGTACAAATTGAAAgctctttttgcaatatttaccCCAAGGACCAGTAAGCTACAAactgttattacatgaatattttaacttttattttggttTACATACCTTTCAATGTATCAATAAGGATGCTATTTTCTGATGTCATCTTGTGAATTTCTGTCATATACGGGATGTAAACTTGTGGTCCTTTTGCGTTTTCCCACAACAAGTCATCTCCATTTATAAGTCCGCTTGGATCAACACTCCATTCCTGTAATTTCGCTATTGTCATTTCATAAAAACCATTCATCTCTAAAGGAGACTTTGTAGATTTTGCTTTCTGCATTAAAGGTGAACAAACATAGAAGTACATTAGGGCAAAGGCTATTTCCTCGGTCACTGTAGTTGTATTTAAATAACCTTGCTGTACTGAGTACTCTAAACGGTTAAGTCCAGGGGTTTCTTTAGCATCTTTTATGTCTTCCAAGTACATTAAAACAATTTCTCGAGCAGAAAGTGTTGGTATtgcattttgtaaaaatattaaatatctacTTCCTACAATTGGTCGAAACAAATCGGAACCCGAGTTCTGGTCATTACACAAAGTATAGGCCTTAAAATCTACACCTAGACCGTACTCTTTTCTTGCATGTTCACAAAGGAGTTTATTACATTCATAGATGTGTTTTTTAGCACCATGCATCCCTCTCATCTTTTTGTCTATCACATAAAGAACATTTGCACTTGCATCGGTCATAGCTGATGCCATGTTGTTAATTTTGTGAGCAGCACAGGTAAATGTATACAGATTTCCATTGTCCTTTTTTTCCATAATCAGTTTGGAAACACGTTTTTCGTTTGCAGCCCGATCAGACATTCTGGCACCAATACGGGATATTGAAAAACTATTCTCATCATTGTCTAACCCTAATTTATTTGCTAATTCACTTAATTCCTCTAACTGATCTTGTAGTTGCTTAACAGTATCATCAGCTTTTCCTGAACTTACTGGACTTACAGTTAAAGTAAAAAATTTAGGATTATTTGGATCGTCATTTGGTAAGAGCTTTACTGCATGTGCACCCCAGTGTATAAGATTTTTTGTTGTTCCGTCAGACTGATGACACAGCATGGTTTTTCTTTAGACAGTTCATAAGCAGTTCTGATTTTTACCAACTCCCCTGCCTCGGAAACCATACGTTGCGCAGTTGATCGACTAGGTAATTTAAGCTTTGTAGTGTCATATTCCGTCATATTTTCCAATACAGTACGCACAACCGACTGGATTGTATTTGCAGAAACACCTTTGGTTAGAAGATCATAATATAATAACCTGACCTCTCCTTTATATTTCCCACCAGATTgtgtttctgaatttttcatttcttcaattttcattttttgcatTTCACTATTAAgctgattttgatttttgagGTTTTCAACTATACCATTGTAGTACAGTTGCATTGATTCTGTGTCTGTTTCAAATTTTCCATATGCTTCGTGCAGTTTAGACTTCAGTCCCGATATATTACGATTTCTCCTTTGGACTTTCTTTTTAgtactttttaaaagtttattaacCGAATACAATTTTTGCTCAACTTCTGatgttttattttccttttcatCCGCAAGATCAAGTGATTCGCTCACAACATTTGATAAATGGCCAATCTCTTTTTTCATTGTCATTAACTGCTTCTGTTGATGGGTAGATCTCAATTTCAATGACTTCAgctcttttgatttttttgaaagatcttggctcttttttttttaatctattaattTGAGAAATTACATCCTTGCCAACTCCACttaacctttttttctttttgctaaGTTCAgttttcaaattattgttttccATCTTAATTGAATTTAATTTGGCACTATTCGACTTTAAAATTGTTGACTGTTTTGATAAATTCTTTGCTAACTGTTTGTTTCTTTTAACAATTCTTGCATAATCAACACTATCATTGTACGTCACATTAATGTTTGCACAGGTAGAAGATGTGTCTAGATCTGTTGTGGCAttagttatttcattttgaaatgattcTTTCTTTTCTCCCGGCAGAATAAGTTTGTCATTAAGAAAACGTATAAGTTTTTCTTTAACTTTTGAATCATTTCTGGCATTGAAGCACTTTTGCAATTCCTTaaattttttttgtcttctgttaAAGAGCGCCCATATAGCTTTTGCATTCAATGATGTTTTCGTAAAGTGAGATAGCCAAACGGTTGCAATGTCAATCCATTTGTCAAATGAGGAACTTCCTTTCTtaacttttaaattataaatttcaaaattctttgctgtatgtattaaacatatgAATTGTCCAGTAGTTAGATTTGAGAAGTAATGGAATGAGCCGTCTGATGCAGTGTTACTGAGGTCATATAAATTTTCTGGAAGCTTAATTGGCCAGTTGGGAATCGGATCCTCAGAGTCTTCAAGTGAAAGGCTTGTTACGGTGAAAACCAGATGAGAGTAAACTGaaagaaaatagataaaaataaagaatagtcATAAAAACTGCATGCTATATTATTTTTCAGGAGAGATTGATATTCTGGGATAAATAAATCATAATCTTTCATTGAAAATACACATGTCGGATGTGATGTAATGGAATGAACATGTCAGTACCGTTCATGTACGCTTCGACATGTACAGTCTggcaaaaataaatattgtttccTACATGTATTTCACTTGAAAAAAATTTGTAGGGTAGGtagattaaacattttaatatattttctgaACTGGATGGCTGAAGATTGATCATTTGTATGCACTAGTTAATTGTTTACTAGGTTAAGAtagttcattgttttttttattcagccACTGTCACTTTCAAGTAAACCTGAACCTCCCCCTTTTCCTCCATGATTTCAAACTTTAATGATTTTCAAAGAACAAACATTTATTGATTGAAATCGTAGCTCATGGGGGTACTTGTGGCTGAACTATGTAACCTTGTGTGTCAAAATAGAGCGAAATATGCAAAGTCGATTATAAATTTTCAATGCGATTGTCAACTTCCGGTTTCCATTTTCGGAAAATTCACTGACAACCTCGCGACTAAATTG includes:
- the LOC139502706 gene encoding uncharacterized protein, with translation MLCHQSDGTTKNLIHWGAHAVKLLPNDDPNNPKFFTLTVSPVSSGKADDTVKQLQDQLEELSELANKLGLDNDENSFSISRIGARMSDRAANEKRVSKLIMEKKDNGNLYTFTCAAHKINNMASAMTDASANVLYVIDKKMRGMHGAKKHIYECNKLLCEHARKEYGLGVDFKAYTLCNDQNSGSDLFRPIVGSRYLIFLQNAIPTLSAREIVLMYLEDIKDAKETPGLNRLEYSVQQGYLNTTTVTEEIAFALMYFYVCSPLMQKAKSTKSPLEMNGFYEMTIAKLQEWSVDPSGLINGDDLLWENAKGPQVYIPYMTEIHKMTSENSILIDTLKVMAKAGKDKLHDHAVEHLPGGEYAQPTQDMIMAARTVGEATNDRIESMFGMLDRQMKLAPSSNPVNVNSLISAKQDKPVQWLKTSKLSIQNVCEIAMTKASQKRKNEGTRIEQIKKRFLKNREERAQKIAKRRKIRQERKRRLDESLKEAKLHLCRKKKLLKT